One Gammaproteobacteria bacterium genomic window carries:
- a CDS encoding O-antigen ligase family protein — MSPALASLLTTVFIAGLFIRESRKDDSPSPALWIPVAWLVITGSRFVSQWLALGQPQEFNVTDGSPIDAAFFLACMVMSVAVLVRRGVKVADVVRWNGWMVAFLAFGLISVLWSDFPFIAFKRWIKVLGHPLVALVILTDPNPKKALVVVMKRCAFLLLPVSVLFIKYYPEYGRGFDPWTGEAFNKGVGINKNYLGYLSMVFGLFFFWYLLIARKLEDNWERRSEILLSAGLIGMALWLLHMADSATSLATLVIGVGIVLAMGSRLVNKRFVGTYVVVTVLACILIEATFDVYDTVIQLLNRDPTLTDRTKVWADVIALQPNVLLGTGFESFWLGSRLEVLWAKWWWQPNQAHNGYIETYLNLGLIGVFLLGGLLISTFRNICSQFLEDSDMARLRLAFLVVIVFYNYTEAAFKGVHFIWTIFHLIAVNYPHSALLEGERKRAGRRIAGQLTTIRRAAVHGGRAHVSRWVNPPRGEWRKRLRSTTSRTQTPPH; from the coding sequence ATGTCGCCGGCATTAGCCAGCCTCCTGACCACGGTATTCATCGCCGGGCTGTTCATTCGGGAATCTCGAAAGGACGACTCGCCGAGCCCGGCCTTATGGATTCCCGTCGCTTGGCTGGTGATAACCGGCTCACGATTCGTTTCACAGTGGCTGGCCCTCGGTCAACCGCAAGAATTCAACGTGACCGACGGGAGTCCGATCGATGCCGCCTTCTTCTTGGCGTGCATGGTCATGTCGGTGGCCGTTCTCGTACGACGGGGTGTCAAGGTCGCGGATGTCGTGCGCTGGAACGGGTGGATGGTTGCATTCCTGGCGTTCGGTCTCATCTCCGTTCTCTGGTCGGACTTTCCCTTCATCGCCTTCAAGCGATGGATCAAGGTGCTGGGCCATCCTCTTGTCGCGCTGGTGATCCTCACGGATCCGAATCCGAAGAAGGCGCTCGTCGTGGTAATGAAGCGATGCGCATTCCTCCTTCTGCCGGTCTCCGTTCTGTTTATCAAGTACTACCCGGAATACGGGCGAGGTTTCGATCCGTGGACCGGCGAGGCTTTCAACAAGGGCGTCGGGATAAACAAGAACTACCTCGGCTACCTCAGCATGGTTTTTGGCCTCTTCTTTTTCTGGTATCTGCTGATCGCTCGAAAACTCGAAGACAACTGGGAAAGACGCAGTGAAATTCTGCTCTCCGCAGGGCTCATCGGCATGGCGCTTTGGCTGCTCCACATGGCCGACAGTGCGACGTCCCTTGCAACGCTGGTGATAGGCGTGGGGATCGTGCTTGCTATGGGTTCGCGTCTAGTGAACAAGCGCTTTGTGGGGACATACGTCGTCGTCACGGTGCTCGCCTGCATTCTTATCGAGGCGACATTTGACGTTTACGACACCGTGATTCAATTGCTGAATCGTGACCCGACGCTTACCGATCGCACCAAGGTGTGGGCGGACGTGATCGCCCTGCAGCCGAACGTATTGCTGGGTACAGGATTCGAGAGCTTTTGGCTAGGTAGCCGCTTGGAGGTGCTTTGGGCGAAGTGGTGGTGGCAACCGAATCAAGCCCACAACGGCTATATCGAAACTTATCTCAACCTCGGATTGATCGGCGTATTTTTACTGGGAGGCCTGCTGATCTCGACGTTTAGGAACATTTGCTCGCAGTTTCTCGAAGACTCGGACATGGCGCGCCTGAGACTCGCCTTTCTGGTCGTTATAGTGTTCTACAACTATACCGAAGCCGCATTCAAAGGAGTTCACTTCATATGGACGATTTTTCATCTGATTGCCGTTAACTATCCGCATTCCGCTCTGCTCGAAGGCGAGAGGAAGAGGGCAGGGCGAAGAATAGCGGGTCAGCTCACGACAATCAGACGCGCAGCCGTACACGGTGGACGCGCGCACGTTTCCCGCTGGGTCAATCCGCCAAGAGGCGAGTGGCGCAAAAGACTTCGATCGACGACGTCCCGCACGCAGACACCGCCTCACTGA
- a CDS encoding FkbM family methyltransferase: protein MGGIVTALRKVLEPIGVYHRLRASRIYDAYWRIAEPEILHARDREVEFYRSLLRGLTEGDLIYDIGANHGYKTDIFLRLGARVVAVDPDPANHAILTQKFRSLRLVRRPVTIVQKAVSREKGHMTLWIDEPGSAKNTLSPKWVDTLRHDSDRFGHTLTFNAQREVETTTIADMIEVYGRPFFIKIDVEGHELDVILGMREPVPYLSFEVNLPEFLSEGLECVKALDRLGPNSLFNYSPSVETGLALPQWLPAAPFSEAVSACGTSSIEVFCATRLLAD, encoded by the coding sequence ATGGGCGGAATCGTCACCGCGCTTCGCAAGGTCCTCGAGCCAATCGGCGTGTACCATCGATTGCGAGCATCGCGTATCTACGACGCGTATTGGCGTATAGCAGAGCCTGAGATACTGCACGCGCGCGACCGTGAGGTCGAATTCTATCGTTCTCTGCTGCGCGGTCTCACTGAAGGTGACCTGATCTACGACATCGGGGCTAACCACGGCTACAAGACCGACATCTTCTTGCGGTTGGGCGCTCGCGTCGTCGCAGTCGACCCCGACCCGGCTAACCATGCAATCCTTACTCAGAAATTTCGCAGCCTCCGATTGGTAAGAAGACCCGTCACTATCGTTCAGAAGGCTGTCAGCCGCGAGAAAGGCCACATGACACTGTGGATCGACGAGCCGGGGTCCGCAAAGAACACCTTGAGCCCCAAATGGGTGGATACGCTGCGGCACGACTCCGACCGGTTCGGGCACACGCTCACCTTCAACGCTCAACGCGAGGTCGAGACAACGACGATCGCCGACATGATCGAAGTTTACGGCCGCCCTTTTTTCATCAAGATCGACGTCGAGGGGCACGAGCTCGATGTCATTCTCGGGATGCGAGAGCCGGTACCGTACCTTTCCTTCGAGGTAAATCTCCCCGAGTTCCTCAGCGAAGGCCTCGAATGCGTCAAGGCGTTGGATCGGCTCGGCCCGAATTCTCTATTCAATTATTCTCCGAGTGTAGAGACGGGCCTGGCATTGCCTCAGTGGCTTCCTGCCGCGCCGTTCAGTGAGGCGGTGTCTGCGTGCGGGACGTCGTCGATCGAAGTCTTTTGCGCCACTCGCCTCTTGGCGGATTGA
- a CDS encoding polysaccharide deacetylase family protein: protein MRRLPIVLRCNDALVHRARYVFDTLLMARRIPVVYAEDPPSDGPWLLYAPKEELCDARERRCVAIAHFAEAWDFSRQREDEQASFHGELAVVSPECVDAPESEATISFDLIANAFYFLSSWSERRAQEETDSRALYSRSVFRRRGVPQDIVDQYLDRLMEALDIACWRAGVEPWPDPVWPGSSEYGVVLSHDIDFVPSGFLDTARQGAKTLLRHLIRERDVFEALRAAKGWVGGVLRGRDVYGCVPHIIDVERQSGVMSSFQVAVGHMHPNDVNYRIEDEAVLAYLRRIVEAGFEVCLHGSYRSTEVPEWYIREVELLTRTLGRPLGSRQHFLSFGYDALFGAQERAGIEYDMSMGFPDRAGARAGFSYPYFPYSLADDRPYDVVEIALFYMDVTLRSYMGLKAGRAWEFLESELARLKRKRGFVSVVWHPIVFGGARDPGYDTLFWKLIDYVRSTNGLGTDGRTINAYWRDNARQYSSFTKRTAVASSGAAV from the coding sequence ATGCGACGGCTCCCGATCGTTCTTAGATGCAATGACGCTCTGGTGCACCGGGCGCGGTACGTCTTCGACACCCTGCTCATGGCGAGGAGGATCCCGGTTGTCTACGCCGAAGATCCGCCATCCGATGGTCCGTGGCTGCTCTACGCGCCGAAGGAGGAGCTTTGCGACGCCCGGGAGCGGCGGTGTGTTGCCATCGCTCACTTTGCCGAAGCTTGGGATTTCTCTCGCCAACGGGAGGACGAGCAGGCGTCTTTTCATGGCGAGCTGGCTGTGGTTTCCCCGGAATGCGTTGATGCGCCGGAATCGGAGGCGACGATCTCCTTCGATCTCATCGCGAACGCATTTTACTTTCTATCGTCGTGGTCGGAGAGGCGGGCCCAAGAGGAAACGGACTCGCGTGCCCTCTATTCACGGAGCGTATTCCGACGGCGCGGCGTCCCGCAGGATATCGTCGATCAGTATCTAGACCGGCTGATGGAGGCTCTCGATATCGCCTGCTGGCGCGCCGGCGTCGAACCATGGCCTGATCCGGTGTGGCCGGGGAGCTCCGAATACGGCGTCGTGCTTTCGCACGACATCGACTTTGTTCCAAGTGGATTCCTCGATACCGCCAGACAAGGCGCAAAGACCCTTCTTCGTCATTTGATCAGGGAACGCGATGTGTTCGAGGCATTACGAGCCGCGAAGGGTTGGGTTGGCGGCGTTCTTCGCGGTCGTGATGTATATGGTTGCGTGCCTCATATCATCGACGTAGAGAGGCAATCGGGTGTCATGTCTTCGTTCCAAGTAGCTGTCGGACATATGCATCCAAACGATGTGAACTACAGGATCGAGGACGAGGCCGTACTGGCGTATTTGCGCAGAATCGTCGAGGCGGGCTTCGAGGTTTGTTTACACGGGAGCTACCGTTCCACTGAAGTGCCCGAGTGGTACATACGGGAGGTCGAGTTGCTGACGCGCACGCTTGGGCGACCGCTCGGATCTCGGCAGCATTTCCTGTCGTTCGGGTACGACGCGCTCTTCGGGGCTCAGGAGCGAGCGGGCATCGAGTATGACATGTCGATGGGGTTCCCTGATCGCGCCGGTGCGCGAGCAGGTTTTTCCTACCCGTATTTTCCGTACTCGCTGGCGGACGACCGGCCGTACGACGTCGTGGAGATAGCGCTGTTCTATATGGACGTTACGCTGCGCAGCTACATGGGGCTGAAGGCGGGCCGCGCCTGGGAGTTTCTCGAATCCGAGCTCGCGCGGCTGAAGCGAAAGAGAGGATTCGTCTCCGTGGTTTGGCACCCGATTGTCTTCGGAGGAGCTCGTGATCCCGGGTATGACACGCTGTTTTGGAAGCTGATTGACTACGTGCGAAGTACGAACGGGCTTGGTACGGATGGGAGAACGATCAACGCCTACTGGCGTGACAACGCCAGACAATATTCGAGCTTCACGAAGCGAACGGCAGTCGCGTCCTCTGGGGCCGCTGTGTGA
- a CDS encoding glycosyltransferase family 4 protein, protein MATILMAAYTNYRRDPRVRREAEALVELGYKVVFIASRQPEQPNRETIAGVEVIKMPRLNDSRTSVAIYVLDYLLFFACLSLHLLRHPFRYDLVHINNMPDFLVFAAWWQRLSGRPVIHDIHDLMPELFVEKFRFADRHWLVRALKLQERLAGRFATAVLTVEDRLRDILSDRGIPRAKIHVLMNLPDERIFAARASTATKPKGSKFVLVYHGTLARRLGLDVAILAIAAVARRIPEIEMRIIGAGEERDALIRLRDEHGLQQVVTFSEGFVPVEDIPRMIRDADVGLIPLRVAAGTDIMLPTKLLEYVSMGIPCIVPRTGTIRRYFDERMVKFFEAENPDSLAEAILALYRDPCMRVSLAEQATERFGRAHRWTEHKKVYTGLVGRLLEA, encoded by the coding sequence ATGGCGACAATCCTGATGGCGGCGTATACCAACTATCGGCGAGACCCGCGGGTACGTCGAGAGGCTGAAGCGCTCGTCGAGCTTGGTTACAAAGTGGTCTTCATCGCCAGCCGCCAGCCCGAGCAACCGAACCGTGAGACGATAGCCGGGGTCGAGGTCATCAAGATGCCCCGTCTGAACGATTCTCGTACCTCGGTCGCGATCTACGTACTCGACTATTTGCTCTTCTTTGCGTGTCTGTCTCTGCATCTACTCCGGCACCCGTTTCGTTATGACCTGGTGCACATCAATAACATGCCGGATTTCCTGGTGTTCGCCGCCTGGTGGCAGCGCCTCAGTGGTCGTCCGGTGATTCACGACATCCACGATCTGATGCCCGAGCTGTTCGTGGAGAAATTTCGCTTTGCAGATCGCCATTGGCTCGTACGCGCGCTGAAACTGCAGGAGCGGCTCGCGGGCAGATTCGCCACGGCCGTGTTGACGGTCGAGGATAGACTGCGAGATATCCTTTCGGACCGAGGGATTCCTCGCGCGAAAATTCACGTTCTCATGAACTTGCCGGACGAGCGCATCTTTGCGGCTCGAGCATCTACTGCTACGAAGCCGAAAGGATCCAAGTTCGTGCTGGTATACCACGGCACGTTGGCCCGGCGCTTGGGGCTCGACGTGGCAATTCTCGCGATAGCCGCCGTGGCACGGAGGATCCCGGAGATCGAGATGAGGATCATTGGAGCCGGAGAGGAGCGTGATGCCCTGATCCGGCTTCGTGACGAGCACGGACTGCAGCAGGTCGTTACGTTCAGCGAAGGATTCGTGCCGGTTGAAGATATCCCGCGCATGATAAGAGATGCAGATGTTGGGCTGATACCGCTGCGTGTAGCGGCGGGTACTGACATAATGCTTCCGACGAAGCTGTTGGAGTACGTCAGCATGGGAATCCCTTGTATAGTTCCGCGAACCGGAACCATTAGGCGTTATTTCGACGAGCGAATGGTCAAGTTCTTCGAAGCGGAGAATCCCGATTCGCTCGCGGAGGCTATTCTCGCGCTATACCGGGATCCCTGCATGCGGGTGAGCTTGGCGGAGCAGGCGACAGAACGCTTCGGACGCGCCCACAGATGGACGGAGCACAAGAAGGTATACACAGGCCTTGTCGGGCGGCTTCTGGAAGCGTGA
- a CDS encoding nucleotide sugar dehydrogenase, with protein MKITVVGGGRMGLPLACVFGKHGASVIVSDVRPDLVGRINAGDCPYEEPGLAGLMAVLHQQGRLQATTDTTAAAAQSDAIVVIVPAHLTRDRDIDFNILRAASAAVGRGLRRGALVVYETTVSVGGTRRHLVPVLEENSGMKAGADFQVAYSPERVKANLVLSRLESTPKVVGGIDAASRQSAIALYAKYLGAPVEDVGTLEAAETAKLVGMLYRDVNIALANELAAFCELAGVDFERIRKAANSDGESSLLLPGIGVGGHCTPVYPYFLTKASRRLGMSQRISEAAREINDNQPARQLERVAEAWKPLKGKRVHLLGLAFRPGVKVDTLSPAYSMRDHLNRVGANITLEDPYYTDEEIRSAGFEPGGVEGAQLVVLNTAHKEFAAPDFAAWRRAGVECVLDGRNLWQRYEVEATGILYFGIGRSSRSEVGLTSAKDAQYRPAPEKSGADEVTLLSPS; from the coding sequence ATGAAGATCACCGTTGTCGGCGGGGGGCGCATGGGCCTCCCGCTAGCCTGCGTTTTCGGCAAGCATGGCGCGTCAGTCATCGTCAGCGACGTAAGACCCGATCTCGTTGGCCGCATCAACGCAGGGGATTGCCCTTATGAGGAGCCCGGCTTGGCGGGGCTCATGGCGGTCCTTCACCAACAGGGACGCCTTCAAGCGACCACCGACACTACTGCCGCGGCAGCGCAATCGGATGCGATTGTCGTGATAGTTCCAGCGCATTTGACCCGTGATCGTGACATCGATTTCAACATTCTGCGGGCAGCATCTGCAGCCGTGGGCAGGGGGCTCAGGCGCGGTGCTCTCGTCGTTTACGAGACGACCGTCAGTGTAGGAGGTACACGCCGCCATCTGGTCCCCGTGCTCGAGGAAAACAGCGGCATGAAGGCCGGGGCGGACTTTCAGGTTGCATACAGTCCCGAGCGGGTCAAGGCTAACTTGGTGCTTTCCCGGCTGGAATCGACCCCCAAAGTCGTGGGTGGTATCGATGCCGCTTCGCGCCAGTCAGCGATCGCCTTATATGCCAAATATCTTGGGGCTCCGGTAGAGGACGTTGGGACCCTCGAAGCGGCTGAGACGGCCAAGCTCGTCGGCATGCTCTATCGAGATGTGAACATCGCTCTCGCAAACGAGTTGGCGGCGTTTTGCGAGCTCGCCGGGGTCGATTTCGAGCGGATTCGCAAGGCCGCGAATAGCGACGGCGAATCGAGCCTGCTCCTTCCCGGCATCGGCGTCGGAGGTCACTGCACTCCTGTGTATCCGTACTTCCTTACCAAAGCGTCACGGCGGCTGGGGATGAGCCAGCGTATCTCGGAGGCGGCACGCGAGATCAACGATAACCAGCCCGCGAGGCAACTGGAGCGGGTTGCCGAAGCGTGGAAGCCGCTAAAAGGTAAACGAGTTCACCTGCTGGGCCTCGCGTTTCGCCCTGGGGTGAAGGTCGATACATTGAGCCCGGCGTATTCAATGCGAGATCATTTGAACAGGGTTGGTGCAAATATTACGCTGGAGGATCCGTATTACACGGATGAGGAGATCCGATCCGCGGGCTTCGAACCGGGCGGTGTGGAGGGGGCGCAGCTCGTGGTGCTCAACACGGCGCATAAAGAGTTCGCAGCGCCCGACTTTGCGGCTTGGCGACGCGCGGGAGTCGAATGCGTTCTCGACGGACGGAACCTTTGGCAGCGATACGAGGTAGAGGCGACCGGAATTCTCTACTTCGGGATCGGCCGATCTTCTCGCTCGGAGGTAGGATTGACATCCGCGAAAGATGCGCAATACCGGCCGGCACCCGAGAAATCGGGTGCCGATGAAGTCACGCTTCTTTCACCGTCTTGA
- a CDS encoding DegT/DnrJ/EryC1/StrS family aminotransferase → MIPFLDLKAQYASIKSEVDAAIQGVLDTAGYILGPEVAKFEEEFATYCGAQFGIGVNSGTSALHLSLLAAGIGPGDEVITVPFTFVATVAAIEYAGARPVFVDIDPDTYNMDPARLEAAITPRTRAVIPVHLHGLMAEMDPILAVAREHGLVVIEDACQAHGAEYRGRRAGSFGDLAAFSFYPGKNLGAYGEGGMVVTNDPELAKRVRMLRDWGAEKKYHHVLKGYNYRLEGIQGAVLRVKLRHLEAWTEGRRRAAAHYDRLLDGTGVVVPQAKPYQRHVYHVYAIRSPNREAWQAAMNAKGIQTGIHYPFPVHLLDAYSNLGYRAGDFPHSERAADEVLSLPMFPELTSEQCEIVAGVVAELAAADFAAAS, encoded by the coding sequence GTGATCCCATTCCTGGACCTCAAAGCCCAATACGCCAGCATCAAATCGGAGGTCGACGCAGCAATTCAGGGCGTGCTGGACACGGCCGGCTACATCTTGGGTCCGGAAGTAGCGAAGTTCGAGGAGGAATTCGCGACTTACTGCGGAGCTCAGTTCGGAATCGGCGTGAATTCCGGGACGAGCGCTCTGCACCTCTCGTTGCTCGCTGCGGGAATCGGACCCGGCGACGAGGTCATTACGGTGCCTTTCACATTCGTGGCTACCGTAGCTGCCATCGAGTATGCGGGCGCCCGACCTGTCTTCGTCGACATCGATCCAGACACCTACAACATGGATCCGGCTCGCCTCGAAGCCGCCATAACACCACGGACGCGAGCCGTGATTCCCGTGCACCTGCATGGCCTGATGGCAGAAATGGATCCGATTCTGGCGGTGGCCCGCGAGCACGGCCTAGTCGTCATCGAGGACGCTTGTCAGGCACACGGCGCGGAATATCGGGGTAGGCGTGCAGGAAGCTTCGGCGACCTGGCCGCCTTCAGCTTCTACCCCGGGAAGAATCTAGGCGCGTACGGCGAAGGTGGTATGGTGGTGACCAACGATCCGGAGCTGGCCAAGCGAGTGCGAATGCTCCGGGACTGGGGTGCGGAAAAGAAATACCACCATGTGTTGAAAGGTTACAACTACCGCCTCGAGGGGATCCAGGGCGCAGTATTGCGAGTGAAGCTGCGGCATCTCGAAGCGTGGACCGAAGGGCGGCGTAGGGCTGCGGCACATTACGATCGCTTGCTGGACGGGACAGGGGTCGTCGTTCCGCAAGCGAAGCCATACCAGCGGCACGTCTACCACGTGTACGCAATCCGTTCGCCGAATAGGGAAGCCTGGCAGGCGGCGATGAATGCGAAAGGCATTCAGACCGGTATTCACTACCCGTTCCCGGTGCACCTGCTCGACGCGTACTCGAATCTCGGTTATAGGGCCGGCGACTTTCCGCACTCGGAGCGTGCGGCCGACGAGGTGCTCTCCCTTCCGATGTTTCCGGAGCTCACGTCCGAACAGTGCGAAATAGTCGCCGGGGTTGTAGCGGAGCTCGCTGCTGCCGACTTCGCAGCGGCATCATAA
- a CDS encoding Gfo/Idh/MocA family oxidoreductase, whose protein sequence is MINIGVIGYGYWGPNLVRNFAEVDGANVAAVADLDTRKLELVNKRYPTAVTTTRFQDLLEDTSIDAIAVATPVHTHFELGMAALKAGKHLWLEKPMAETSFQANKLVEEAAKRKRVLLVDHTFIYTGAIRKMGEIVRSDELGKIFYYDSIRINLGLFQRDVNVISDLAVHDFAILDYLLHEHPIAVSASGGNHFPGTPENLAYISLFYESGTIAHCNVSWLAPVKVRQILLGGSEKMIVYNDLEPSEKIRVYDSGVNFTDDPERIHEMRVGYRTGDMWAPKLPTTEALRVEGEHFIECIRNDTTPETDGELGLRVVEIIEAATSSMRGRGETVYIQKRKAS, encoded by the coding sequence ATGATCAACATCGGTGTTATCGGTTATGGGTATTGGGGCCCGAATTTGGTTCGAAACTTCGCTGAAGTGGACGGCGCAAACGTTGCAGCAGTGGCAGACCTCGATACCCGAAAGCTAGAGTTGGTCAACAAGCGATACCCCACTGCCGTCACGACGACGCGCTTTCAGGATCTGCTCGAGGACACGTCCATCGACGCAATAGCCGTAGCCACACCGGTGCATACGCACTTCGAGCTGGGCATGGCAGCTCTCAAGGCGGGCAAGCACCTGTGGCTGGAAAAGCCTATGGCGGAAACCTCGTTTCAGGCCAACAAGCTCGTTGAAGAAGCCGCGAAGCGAAAGCGCGTGCTGCTCGTGGATCACACGTTCATTTATACCGGCGCAATTCGCAAGATGGGCGAGATCGTGCGCAGTGACGAGCTGGGGAAGATCTTTTACTACGACTCGATCCGCATCAACCTTGGCCTCTTCCAACGGGATGTAAACGTCATCTCGGACCTCGCGGTACACGATTTCGCAATCCTCGACTATCTGCTGCACGAGCACCCGATCGCCGTTTCCGCAAGCGGCGGCAACCATTTTCCAGGCACCCCGGAGAATCTCGCCTACATCTCGCTGTTTTATGAGAGCGGCACTATCGCTCACTGCAATGTAAGCTGGCTGGCGCCGGTGAAGGTCCGCCAAATCTTGCTGGGCGGCAGCGAAAAGATGATCGTGTACAACGATCTAGAGCCGAGCGAGAAGATCCGCGTTTACGATTCCGGCGTCAACTTCACCGACGACCCGGAACGTATTCACGAGATGCGTGTGGGATACCGCACGGGAGACATGTGGGCGCCCAAGCTGCCCACTACGGAAGCTCTCCGCGTCGAAGGCGAACACTTCATAGAATGCATCCGGAACGATACGACACCCGAGACTGACGGTGAGCTCGGCCTGCGGGTCGTCGAAATCATCGAGGCGGCTACCAGCTCTATGCGGGGTCGCGGTGAGACCGTGTACATCCAGAAGAGGAAGGCATCGTGA
- a CDS encoding acyltransferase, with protein MAITESVSLGRNVKIFHPSLVNLYGCTIGEDSKIGAFVEIQKNAFVGARCKISSHTFICEGVRIADEVFIGHGVMFTNDIYPRATNEDGSAQTEADWNVVETRVERRASIGSNATILAGITIGEGALVGAGAVVTRDVPPYAIVAGVPARVIGDTRHSQNERKRT; from the coding sequence ATGGCCATCACCGAGTCGGTATCTCTCGGCCGCAACGTAAAAATATTTCACCCGTCCCTTGTCAACCTCTACGGCTGCACGATTGGAGAAGACTCGAAAATCGGCGCATTCGTGGAGATACAGAAGAACGCGTTCGTCGGGGCACGCTGCAAGATCTCTTCGCATACGTTCATTTGCGAAGGCGTCCGCATCGCAGATGAGGTCTTCATCGGCCACGGCGTCATGTTCACAAACGATATCTACCCACGGGCCACGAACGAGGACGGCTCCGCGCAGACGGAAGCCGACTGGAATGTCGTAGAGACACGCGTCGAGCGACGTGCGTCGATCGGATCGAACGCAACGATCCTTGCCGGCATCACGATAGGTGAAGGAGCGCTCGTCGGAGCAGGCGCTGTGGTCACTCGCGATGTCCCGCCATACGCCATCGTCGCCGGCGTCCCGGCACGCGTGATCGGCGATACTCGTCATAGCCAAAACGAACGGAAGAGAACATGA
- a CDS encoding DUF6516 family protein: MPGTILIEDRTLLMDSGAIVQIRIWQLPEETKEWPHGLRYSLYYGRAGERIVGYDNEAGNEDRRHYRGRERAYRFTTYRSCLADFWQDVRKEIEREGSRAARRNAGSVGRRHNGDGRKDGSRRT, translated from the coding sequence ATGCCCGGCACCATCCTGATCGAGGACCGCACGCTTCTTATGGACAGCGGCGCAATCGTGCAGATCAGGATCTGGCAGTTGCCGGAGGAAACGAAAGAATGGCCCCACGGCCTCAGGTACTCCCTCTACTACGGGAGGGCCGGTGAACGGATCGTTGGATACGACAATGAGGCCGGGAATGAAGATCGCCGTCATTATCGCGGGCGGGAAAGAGCCTATCGATTCACGACCTACCGAAGTTGTCTTGCTGATTTTTGGCAGGACGTGAGGAAGGAGATCGAACGTGAAGGAAGTCGAGCTGCACGTCGAAACGCTGGATCGGTTGGTCGACGACACAATGGCGATGGCCGAAAGGATGGATCGCGGAGAACGTGA
- the gltX gene encoding glutamate--tRNA ligase encodes MIDRVRTRFAPSPTGFLHIGSVRTALYAWLYARRHGGDFILRIEDTDRERSTQAAVDAILEGLAWLGLDADEGPIYQTQRFDRYREVVGRLLDVGQAYRCYCTREEIDAMRAEAQARGEKPRYDGRCRAGDRVRPDVAPTVRFKNPLDGEVVLDDLVKGRIVFDNAELDDLVIARSDGTPTYNFTVVVDDIDMRITHVIRGDDHVNNTPRQINIFRALGAEPPAYAHLPMIHGPDGAKLSKRHGAVNVLEYREMGFLPEAMLNYLARLGWSHGDQEIFSVDELTRLFDLDRVSRSAASFDPAKLLWVNQQHIQRAPVERLGPLLAEHLRRQGLDPANGPPLELTVEALRERSQTMVDMAERAHCYYEEYEELDAKAAQAHLKPAAREVLVALREALDGVPEWSDRATEDAVKAVAERLGLKLGKVAQPLRVAITGQAASPGIGVTLVLVGRERALKRIDRGIAYIDGHAATER; translated from the coding sequence ATGATCGACCGCGTACGTACCCGCTTCGCCCCGAGTCCCACCGGGTTTCTTCACATCGGCAGCGTGAGAACAGCGCTCTACGCGTGGCTCTACGCGCGCCGTCACGGCGGGGACTTCATCCTGCGCATCGAGGACACGGATCGCGAGCGCTCGACGCAGGCCGCGGTCGACGCGATTCTCGAAGGGCTCGCGTGGCTCGGTCTCGACGCCGACGAGGGGCCGATCTATCAGACGCAGCGCTTCGATCGCTACCGCGAGGTCGTCGGCCGCCTGCTCGACGTGGGCCAGGCTTATCGCTGCTACTGCACCCGCGAGGAAATCGACGCGATGCGCGCGGAAGCGCAGGCGCGCGGCGAAAAGCCCCGCTACGACGGGCGCTGCCGAGCCGGCGACCGCGTTCGCCCGGACGTCGCGCCCACCGTGCGCTTCAAGAATCCCCTCGACGGCGAGGTCGTGCTCGACGATCTCGTGAAGGGGCGGATCGTCTTCGACAACGCCGAGCTCGACGACCTCGTGATCGCGCGCTCCGACGGCACGCCGACCTACAACTTCACGGTCGTCGTCGACGACATCGACATGCGGATCACGCACGTGATCCGCGGCGACGACCACGTCAACAACACGCCGCGGCAGATCAACATCTTTCGCGCGCTCGGCGCGGAGCCGCCGGCGTACGCGCACTTGCCGATGATCCACGGCCCCGACGGCGCGAAGCTCTCGAAGCGCCACGGCGCCGTCAACGTGCTCGAGTACCGCGAGATGGGTTTTCTGCCGGAGGCGATGCTGAACTATCTGGCCCGCCTCGGGTGGTCGCACGGCGATCAGGAAATCTTTTCCGTCGACGAGCTGACTCGGCTGTTCGACCTCGACAGAGTGAGCCGCTCGGCGGCGAGCTTCGATCCGGCGAAGCTCTTGTGGGTGAACCAGCAGCACATTCAGCGGGCTCCGGTCGAGCGGCTCGGCCCGTTGCTCGCGGAGCACTTGCGGCGGCAGGGGCTCGATCCGGCGAACGGCCCGCCGCTCGAGCTGACCGTCGAGGCGCTGCGCGAGCGCAGCCAGACGATGGTCGACATGGCCGAGCGCGCGCACTGCTATTACGAGGAGTACGAGGAGCTCGACGCGAAGGCCGCGCAAGCGCATTTGAAGCCGGCTGCGCGCGAGGTGCTCGTGGCGCTGCGGGAGGCGTTGGACGGTGTGCCGGAGTGGTCGGACCGCGCGACCGAGGACGCCGTCAAGGCCGTGGCGGAGCGGCTCGGGCTGAAGCTCGGCAAGGTCGCGCAGCCGCTCCGCGTCGCGATCACGGGGCAGGCCGCGTCGCCGGGCATCGGCGTCACGCTCGTCCTGGTGGGCCGTGAGCGGGCGTTGAAGCGGATCGACCGGGGGATCGCATATATCGACGGGCACGCGGCGACGGAGCGGTAG